The Hahella sp. HNIBRBA332 genome window below encodes:
- a CDS encoding UDP-glucose/GDP-mannose dehydrogenase family protein, with protein MKIAIFGTGYVGLVTGACLADVGHQVLCVDVDEKKIQNLKNGLIPIYEPGLEPIVKLNVEAGRLSFTTDAEEAVAFGDLQFIAVGTPPDEDGSADLQYVLTVARTIGRHMQDYKVVVDKSTVPVGTGDKVGAAISDELARRGVSLEFDVVSNPEFLKEGDAVGDFMKPDRIVVGAQSERAVSMMREAYEPFNRNHDRMVVMDVRSAELTKYAANAMLATKISFMNEIANLAELLGADIEQVRKGIGSDPRIGYHFIYPGCGYGGSCFPKDVKALVRTAKDVAYDAKLLSSVESVNDSQKHVLFRKLSEHFNGKLAGRTFALWGLAFKPNTDDMREASSRVLMESLWAAGAKVQAFDPKAMEETQRIYADKDELMLCGTKEQALKGADALIICTEWKEFRSPDFSYIVSALKEPVIFDGRNLYDPERVQRKGVQYYGIGRGLSISKGAEA; from the coding sequence TCTGGCGGACGTCGGGCATCAGGTGCTCTGCGTCGACGTGGACGAAAAGAAGATCCAGAACCTGAAAAATGGTTTGATTCCAATTTATGAACCAGGGCTTGAACCCATCGTGAAGCTGAATGTAGAGGCGGGACGCCTGTCATTCACTACCGATGCAGAAGAGGCCGTAGCGTTTGGCGACTTGCAGTTTATCGCTGTCGGTACGCCGCCGGACGAAGATGGTTCTGCGGATCTGCAATATGTTTTGACGGTGGCGCGCACTATTGGGCGTCACATGCAGGACTATAAAGTGGTCGTGGATAAATCGACAGTGCCGGTTGGCACGGGCGACAAGGTTGGCGCGGCTATCAGCGATGAGTTGGCGAGACGAGGCGTTTCGCTGGAATTTGACGTCGTCTCCAACCCTGAGTTTTTGAAGGAAGGCGATGCGGTGGGCGACTTTATGAAGCCGGACCGCATTGTGGTGGGGGCGCAAAGTGAGCGCGCCGTCAGCATGATGCGGGAAGCCTACGAGCCATTCAACCGTAATCACGACAGAATGGTGGTGATGGACGTACGTTCGGCGGAATTGACCAAGTACGCAGCCAACGCCATGCTGGCCACCAAAATCAGCTTTATGAATGAAATCGCCAACTTGGCGGAGCTGCTCGGCGCCGATATTGAGCAGGTGCGTAAAGGCATCGGCTCCGATCCACGCATTGGATATCACTTTATTTATCCCGGTTGTGGATATGGCGGCTCTTGTTTCCCAAAAGACGTCAAGGCGCTCGTACGCACCGCCAAAGATGTGGCTTACGATGCGAAGCTGCTGTCTTCGGTGGAATCGGTGAATGACTCCCAGAAGCACGTGCTGTTCCGTAAACTCAGTGAACATTTCAATGGCAAGCTGGCGGGACGCACTTTCGCGCTGTGGGGACTGGCGTTCAAGCCGAACACGGATGATATGCGGGAAGCCTCCAGCCGTGTTTTGATGGAGTCGTTGTGGGCCGCTGGCGCCAAAGTCCAGGCGTTTGACCCGAAAGCGATGGAAGAGACCCAGCGCATTTACGCCGACAAGGACGAACTGATGTTGTGCGGCACGAAAGAGCAGGCGCTTAAAGGCGCTGACGCCTTGATTATCTGTACAGAGTGGAAGGAGTTTCGCTCCCCGGATTTCAGCTATATCGTCAGCGCGTTGAAAGAGCCGGTGATTTTCGATGGCCGTAACCTGTATGACCCTGAACGCGTGCAGCGTAAAGGCGTACAGTATTATGGCATTGGCCGTGGGCTAAGTATCAGCAAGGGCGCGGAAGCCTGA